A genome region from Merismopedia glauca CCAP 1448/3 includes the following:
- a CDS encoding metal-dependent hydrolase, translating to MMNLTHVALSACITSIALSTADPVTLGISALASQFPDVDTSKSVIGRVLFPISNYIEARYPHRSITHSFVATGAIALLSLPLVILGSSYWLALALGYFCGWFGDVFTKSGVTAFYPSQARLVIPGNPRLRLSTGSRAEYLVLVLIAIACLISINITSSGGILRAFNQVLAMPSGAVEITNEEINRNILIAQVRGRNALTQAPVVGDYEIVKS from the coding sequence ATGATGAACTTAACCCACGTCGCCTTGAGCGCTTGCATCACCTCTATTGCCCTATCCACAGCAGATCCCGTTACTCTGGGCATATCGGCTCTAGCCTCTCAATTCCCCGATGTTGATACCTCTAAAAGCGTTATCGGCAGAGTTTTGTTTCCCATCAGCAATTACATAGAAGCGCGCTATCCCCATCGCAGCATTACTCATAGCTTTGTAGCGACAGGAGCGATCGCTCTACTCTCTCTTCCCCTAGTAATTCTAGGTTCATCATACTGGTTAGCTCTAGCTTTAGGCTACTTCTGCGGTTGGTTTGGCGACGTGTTTACCAAATCCGGTGTGACAGCCTTCTATCCCAGTCAGGCTAGATTAGTGATTCCAGGTAATCCCAGATTGCGCCTTTCTACTGGCAGTAGAGCGGAATATTTAGTCTTGGTACTCATTGCGATCGCTTGCCTCATTTCAATTAACATCACTAGTTCGGGCGGGATTTTAAGAGCTTTTAACCAGGTGTTAGCCATGCCATCGGGGGCGGTGGAGATTACTAATGAAGAGATTAACCGCAATATCTTAATCGCTCAAGTTAGGGGGCGAAATGCGCTAACTCAAGCACCAGTAGTAGGCGACTACGAGATAGTTAAATC
- a CDS encoding ParB N-terminal domain-containing protein, translated as MAPKNRLDVDSFFSEVDQTQEVYNLRSQIEQLEKQLATEQAASVQSQVEASKVVLNTQVEALRDALANSQGGTVAYPVTEIHPNPDQPRKTFPEEVAAMVLSLEREGQLNPIILFPDGTIFDGECRWRAAIRLNWETLDCVFTSQPDNPQQLRRQAYLTSLHRRNLNALDKAEALVALICDEMPDLLPEEVPRIVNRVLTRWKRKQQSLAEKLHLQSLAEQEAAIEQLAIEPTETELFLILLGLQEHPVSLNRNVFPALNLSIDLKIAVREQKLGCSQALILNRLSASELGITDKQAFKLREKGIKEVTGSHLSIAQTQQWVNQERAKYVKPTGLKDRQVKRLLSTVRQLNLADTEPEQLRELQETLKGVLAQIEQQMGS; from the coding sequence GTGGCTCCAAAAAATCGGCTCGACGTTGATAGCTTTTTTTCCGAAGTAGACCAAACTCAAGAAGTCTATAACTTGCGATCGCAAATCGAGCAGTTGGAGAAACAACTGGCTACAGAGCAAGCAGCAAGCGTTCAATCGCAAGTCGAAGCTTCAAAAGTTGTGCTAAACACTCAAGTTGAGGCTTTGCGAGACGCTTTGGCAAACAGCCAAGGAGGAACAGTTGCATATCCAGTGACGGAAATTCATCCCAACCCAGATCAACCCCGTAAAACCTTTCCCGAAGAAGTAGCAGCGATGGTTCTGTCTTTGGAGCGAGAAGGACAACTCAATCCTATTATCCTCTTCCCTGATGGTACTATCTTTGACGGTGAGTGTCGGTGGCGGGCAGCGATTAGACTCAATTGGGAAACTCTAGATTGTGTTTTTACGAGTCAACCAGACAATCCCCAGCAATTGCGTCGCCAAGCTTACCTGACTAGCTTGCATCGCCGGAACTTGAATGCACTGGATAAAGCTGAAGCTCTAGTGGCTCTAATTTGTGATGAGATGCCAGATTTGCTACCAGAAGAAGTCCCTCGAATCGTGAATCGGGTGCTAACTAGGTGGAAGCGGAAACAGCAAAGTTTGGCAGAAAAATTGCATCTGCAATCTTTAGCAGAGCAAGAAGCTGCTATCGAACAGTTGGCGATTGAACCGACAGAAACAGAATTATTCTTAATTCTGTTGGGCTTGCAGGAACATCCCGTTTCCCTCAATCGCAATGTTTTCCCGGCTCTTAATCTTAGTATCGATTTAAAAATAGCAGTACGGGAGCAGAAATTGGGATGCTCTCAAGCTTTGATTTTAAACCGACTTTCTGCAAGTGAATTAGGGATTACAGATAAGCAGGCTTTCAAGCTGCGGGAGAAGGGAATTAAGGAGGTGACTGGTTCTCATCTTTCTATAGCTCAAACCCAGCAATGGGTCAATCAAGAGCGAGCTAAATACGTCAAACCGACTGGATTGAAGGATCGGCAAGTCAAGCGGTTGCTATCTACAGTTCGCCAATTGAACCTGGCAGATACGGAACCGGAACAGTTGCGGGAGCTTCAAGAAACGTTGAAAGGTGTGTTAGCGCAGATCGAGCAGCAAATGGGAAGTTAA
- a CDS encoding ParA family protein, which produces MSEQIRLAIMTGAGGVGKTTLAANLGYEVARKGYQVAIFDLDPQGSLNVACRLSKTPAPKATTAWIYSGFFDGTYTLTPVWEKHVKKLEIYPGGSALFKVMPNLVQAGGSRLLQEALTEHPLPHDLIIFDCPATLEQIPKTALAAATHLLVPLVPDPKAIDGTRVLLDWYMSSVSELNLSPPPPFLGFVINNLEDGAEHQRLAKEIRPRYEARGYRVFSAIKHYTAFTNAWSEGIPLRVHRSTHPALAPLEEIAKAVIQEIQGGTSGSKKSARR; this is translated from the coding sequence ATGTCTGAGCAAATCCGCCTTGCCATCATGACAGGAGCGGGAGGTGTGGGCAAAACCACACTGGCAGCTAATTTGGGCTACGAAGTAGCGAGAAAAGGATATCAAGTGGCGATCTTCGATTTAGATCCCCAAGGCTCCTTAAACGTCGCCTGTCGCCTCAGTAAAACCCCTGCCCCCAAAGCCACCACAGCTTGGATTTATTCAGGTTTTTTCGATGGCACTTATACCTTGACTCCCGTATGGGAAAAACACGTCAAAAAGTTAGAGATCTATCCAGGAGGCAGCGCTTTATTCAAAGTCATGCCGAATCTAGTGCAAGCTGGAGGCAGTCGCTTGCTGCAAGAAGCCCTGACCGAACATCCCTTGCCCCACGATTTAATTATCTTTGACTGTCCAGCAACTTTAGAGCAAATTCCCAAAACCGCCTTAGCTGCTGCCACTCATTTGCTCGTCCCCCTCGTTCCAGATCCCAAAGCGATTGACGGCACCAGGGTATTGCTAGATTGGTACATGAGTTCGGTTAGCGAACTCAACCTCTCTCCTCCCCCACCTTTTTTGGGATTTGTGATTAACAATCTCGAAGATGGAGCCGAACACCAGCGTCTGGCTAAGGAAATTCGCCCTCGATACGAAGCGCGGGGCTATCGAGTCTTTAGTGCCATTAAACATTACACGGCTTTTACCAACGCCTGGTCTGAAGGGATTCCCTTGCGAGTTCATCGCTCCACTCACCCAGCGTTAGCACCTTTAGAAGAAATAGCCAAGGCAGTCATTCAAGAAATCCAGGGAGGAACCAGTGGCTCCAAAAAATCGGCTCGACGTTGA
- a CDS encoding DUF1822 family protein codes for MNIAVKNNPKFHQLPLPIVSAAIADAEAIASELSNPAQAELAKRNVLAVWAVKSYLEMLGYETDLTTSLCRDPVALLAGIYIADLSVKGLGTIECLAIDPEASHIAIPDTEGEDRSAYLLMEVEAGENYGANLLGFWKTLPQERSLNALAISNSHLEAPEELIEYFCYIQMDRKKASVINKTPAISRLSDWIRGRFEEGWGAIEEVIDANFGRGAIARRYGLARGSSSKKPSSSYAIGRAKVYDFGLRLDRQAVALVIEFNPAVNRQVDVRVRVCPMGDSEYLPPHLKLKVTLNPDSAESESEEVISRDRDNWIQLELDETLGNKFRVEVSLGDAIISEDFEI; via the coding sequence ATGAATATAGCAGTCAAAAACAATCCAAAATTTCATCAGTTGCCTTTACCGATAGTTTCGGCAGCTATAGCTGATGCAGAGGCGATCGCTAGCGAATTATCAAATCCCGCTCAAGCTGAGTTAGCCAAGCGCAATGTATTAGCAGTTTGGGCAGTTAAATCATATTTGGAAATGTTGGGATATGAAACCGATTTAACTACCAGTTTGTGTCGAGATCCCGTAGCGCTACTAGCAGGGATATATATAGCGGATTTGTCAGTAAAAGGTTTAGGCACCATAGAATGTTTAGCGATTGACCCAGAAGCTTCTCATATAGCCATCCCAGACACAGAAGGAGAGGATCGATCGGCTTATTTATTGATGGAAGTAGAAGCAGGAGAAAATTATGGAGCTAACTTGCTGGGTTTTTGGAAAACATTGCCACAAGAGCGGAGTTTGAATGCTTTAGCCATTAGTAATTCGCACTTAGAAGCGCCAGAAGAGTTAATTGAATACTTCTGCTACATCCAGATGGATAGAAAGAAAGCCTCAGTAATTAATAAAACTCCTGCAATTAGCCGCTTGAGTGACTGGATTCGGGGCAGATTTGAGGAAGGCTGGGGAGCTATAGAGGAAGTGATAGATGCTAATTTTGGACGTGGAGCGATCGCTCGAAGGTATGGACTTGCTAGAGGTTCGAGCAGTAAAAAACCATCGTCATCTTATGCCATCGGTAGGGCTAAAGTTTACGACTTCGGTTTGCGCCTAGATCGCCAAGCTGTAGCTTTAGTAATTGAATTCAATCCAGCCGTAAATCGCCAAGTAGACGTTAGGGTGCGAGTTTGTCCGATGGGGGACAGTGAATATTTGCCGCCCCATCTCAAGCTCAAAGTCACTCTCAACCCCGATAGCGCCGAGTCAGAGAGCGAGGAGGTAATTTCTAGAGATCGGGATAACTGGATTCAGTTGGAATTGGATGAAACATTGGGCAACAAGTTTAGGGTAGAAGTCTCCCTGGGCGATGCCATTATTTCGGAAGATTTTGAGATTTAA